The following is a genomic window from Rhodoferax sp. PAMC 29310.
CCACTTCAAACGAGTCAATGACACCTTTGGGCACCTCATTGGTGACGAGGTATTGCTGTTGTTGGCACGAATCATGCGCGCGACGTTTCGCTTCAATGACCAGCTCTATCGCTTCGGCGGTGAGGAATTTGTCGTGTTGATGCGTTGCAACGGCGAGGAGCAAGCTTCTGGTGCGCTTGAGAGACTCAGGACGACCACTGAAGGCTACCTGTTTCCCCAGGTGGGCCGCATCACCATCAGCGTCGGATTTTCTGAAGTCCGATCGGGCGACACCCCCAGCGGCGCATTTGAGCGGGCTGACAAAGCCGTCTACTTCGCGAAAGAGCACGGCCGCAACCAGGTGTGCAGCCATGGCTCGATGGTCGCACGCGGCGATCTGCTCGAACAAACCGCGAACGAAGGTGACATCGAGCTGTTCTAGTGACGGCAAGTTGGCCCAATGGCCGGAGTTTGACTGGCCAGCAATCCCGACCTAACCCTGTGGTTTGACGATGCGGGCCGGGTCAACTGGGTACACTTGCCCGCCATGAATACCCTGCTGCCCCGAATTGAAATTGAAAGTGCCCCCCAACCCACGGCTGCCGTTATCTGGCTGCACGGCTTGGGCGCGGACGGCAACGACTTTGCCAACCTGGTTCCTGAACTGGATTTGAGCGCCTGCCCACCGATCCGCTTCGTGTTTCCCCACGCCCCGACCCTGCCCGTCACCATCAATGGCGGCTATGTCATGCCAGCTTGGTACGACATTCGCGGGGCCGACCTCGTCAGCCGTCAGGACACTGAAGGCATTCAAAAATCTGCACTCGCGATTTCGGCCTTGATTGAGAATGAAATATCTCGTGGCATTGCGGCAGAAAACATTGTGCTGGCCGGATTTTCACAAGGCTGCGCCATGGCCCTGCACACCGGCTTGCGTTTTCCGAAGCGCTTGGCCGGTGTCATGGCCTTATCGGGCTACCTGCCATTGGCCGAGACGTTTGCGGCCGAGCGCCATCCGGCCAACGCCGCCACGCCCATTTTCATGGCCCATGGCAGCCAGGACCCGGTGGTGGTGCCCGCCCGTGGCGAGGCCTCTCGCGACCTGCTAAGCAGCCTGGGCTACGCTGTGCATTGGCACACTTATCCCATGCCGCACAGCGTGCATCCTCGGGAAGTGGCTGACATTTCCACCTTTTTGACGACCGTACTGGCCCAGCGCCCGATCCCTCACTGATTGGTGCCTTCGAGATACATGACACATCAAGGCAATGAAGCGGTGCTGGGCATCGACTTT
Proteins encoded in this region:
- a CDS encoding alpha/beta hydrolase, with amino-acid sequence MNTLLPRIEIESAPQPTAAVIWLHGLGADGNDFANLVPELDLSACPPIRFVFPHAPTLPVTINGGYVMPAWYDIRGADLVSRQDTEGIQKSALAISALIENEISRGIAAENIVLAGFSQGCAMALHTGLRFPKRLAGVMALSGYLPLAETFAAERHPANAATPIFMAHGSQDPVVVPARGEASRDLLSSLGYAVHWHTYPMPHSVHPREVADISTFLTTVLAQRPIPH